Proteins from a single region of Lelliottia sp. JS-SCA-14:
- the csy1 gene encoding type I-F CRISPR-associated protein Csy1 — protein sequence MDDRSLAAFIAEYIAGRRQTKLDAFEKEAAKRSAENSATLAEERRELERRYEPKAWLTDAAKRAGQISLVTHAAKFTHGDSKSSSIYSEAVAAEGYLSSAALQGLEPDAVGNAAALDVAKLLQARIEGDSLLDCLKRGDHRPFATFTDDGTQLNEWISGFSRALTAAEPASHKLAKQNYFPVNGDYHLLSPLFATSFVHALHQKMIALRFGDEVKAIWKARREKTWHPQPLVRFPDAAETHFGGTKPQNISYLKSVRGGRTWLLSAQPPQWKRAEKPPVNMLSLFAFGGQFDRRAKGIVTLLVSLLSRTGKYTNHRIRGAREEYIEALIDLLFLVATEIQREAWQGWTLNCPELKTHQQLWLDPWRTKTDEAFRLEREKDDWQASVAEDFALWLNARLRKALPEVGAVEKREWETRQHLRDHLRELEKIIQEELK from the coding sequence ATGGATGACAGATCGCTGGCCGCGTTTATCGCGGAGTACATCGCCGGGAGACGGCAAACCAAGCTGGACGCTTTCGAAAAAGAAGCCGCAAAGCGGAGCGCTGAGAACAGCGCAACGCTTGCGGAAGAGCGCCGTGAGCTGGAACGTCGCTACGAGCCAAAAGCATGGCTGACCGATGCGGCGAAACGAGCCGGGCAAATTAGCCTCGTGACCCATGCAGCAAAATTTACGCATGGAGATTCAAAAAGTAGCAGTATATATAGCGAGGCAGTGGCGGCGGAAGGTTACCTCAGCAGCGCGGCGTTGCAAGGTCTGGAACCGGATGCAGTCGGCAATGCGGCGGCGCTGGATGTCGCGAAGTTACTGCAAGCACGCATAGAAGGTGATTCGCTGCTGGACTGCCTGAAGCGCGGCGATCATCGACCCTTTGCGACCTTTACGGATGATGGCACTCAGCTGAATGAATGGATCAGCGGATTTTCCCGCGCGCTTACCGCCGCCGAACCCGCCTCGCACAAGCTGGCAAAGCAAAACTATTTCCCGGTCAACGGCGATTACCATCTGCTCAGCCCGCTGTTTGCCACCTCTTTTGTTCACGCTCTGCATCAGAAAATGATTGCTCTGCGTTTTGGCGACGAAGTGAAAGCCATCTGGAAAGCGCGCCGCGAAAAAACCTGGCATCCGCAGCCGCTGGTGCGCTTTCCCGATGCGGCCGAAACGCATTTTGGCGGCACGAAACCGCAGAATATTTCTTACCTGAAAAGCGTGCGCGGCGGGCGTACGTGGCTGCTCTCCGCGCAGCCACCGCAGTGGAAACGGGCGGAAAAACCGCCGGTGAATATGCTTTCCCTGTTTGCGTTCGGCGGTCAGTTTGATCGACGTGCCAAAGGCATCGTGACATTGCTGGTGTCGTTGCTGTCCAGAACCGGTAAATACACTAACCACCGAATTCGCGGTGCGCGTGAAGAGTACATTGAAGCGCTGATCGACCTGCTGTTTCTGGTGGCAACTGAGATTCAGCGCGAAGCATGGCAAGGCTGGACGCTTAACTGCCCTGAACTGAAAACCCATCAGCAGCTGTGGCTCGATCCCTGGCGCACGAAAACGGATGAAGCATTCCGTCTGGAGCGTGAGAAAGACGACTGGCAGGCCAGCGTAGCGGAAGACTTTGCCCTGTGGCTGAACGCCCGTCTGCGCAAGGCGTTGCCGGAAGTGGGAGCGGTGGAAAAACGAGAATGGGAAACCCGTCAGCATCTGCGTGACCATCTGCGCGAGCTGGAAAAAATCATTCAGGAGGAGCTGAAATGA
- the csy3 gene encoding type I-F CRISPR-associated protein Csy3 codes for MAKAPTAVKTASVLAFERKLATSDAVMYSGNWQGENWQPIRIQEKAVRGTISNRLKNTLTSDPAKLDAEIQKANLQRVDVAALPADADTLQVKFTLRILGNLSTPSVCNDRVYQDELCQVVEGYIGEHGFGELARRYATNLANGRFLWRNRVGAEQITIKVKGSQQWAFDAHAHGLRDFSATDEKLSGLAQEIEKGLRGDGFVLLSVEAQVRLGAGQEIFPSQELVLDSNSTKSRLLYQVDNVAGMHSQKIGNALRTIDTWHPHAAELGAIAVEPYGSVTSRGVACRQPKDKMDFYTLLDNWVTKGQKPDVDQQHYVMAVLIRGGVFGEKSE; via the coding sequence ATGGCAAAGGCTCCAACGGCCGTTAAAACGGCATCTGTGCTGGCGTTCGAACGTAAATTGGCCACCTCTGACGCGGTGATGTATTCGGGAAACTGGCAGGGCGAGAACTGGCAGCCCATCCGCATTCAGGAAAAGGCGGTGCGCGGCACCATTTCCAATCGCCTGAAAAATACCCTTACCAGCGATCCGGCAAAGCTGGATGCGGAAATTCAAAAAGCGAACTTACAGCGTGTGGATGTGGCCGCGCTTCCGGCGGATGCCGATACGCTGCAGGTGAAATTCACGCTGCGGATATTGGGCAATCTCTCCACGCCGTCCGTCTGTAATGACCGGGTCTATCAGGATGAGTTATGTCAGGTTGTTGAGGGGTACATTGGCGAACATGGCTTTGGCGAACTGGCGCGGCGCTATGCGACAAATCTGGCGAATGGCCGCTTTCTGTGGCGTAACCGCGTGGGCGCAGAGCAAATTACGATTAAGGTCAAAGGCAGCCAGCAGTGGGCCTTCGACGCTCATGCACATGGGTTACGTGATTTCTCCGCGACAGATGAGAAACTGTCTGGCCTCGCGCAAGAGATTGAAAAAGGGCTCCGTGGCGATGGATTTGTGTTGCTGAGCGTGGAGGCGCAAGTGCGTTTGGGGGCCGGGCAAGAGATTTTCCCGTCGCAGGAGCTGGTGCTGGACAGCAACAGCACCAAAAGCCGTTTGCTGTATCAGGTGGATAACGTGGCGGGAATGCATTCGCAGAAAATCGGCAATGCGCTGCGCACTATAGATACCTGGCATCCCCATGCCGCTGAGCTTGGTGCCATCGCCGTTGAACCTTATGGCTCCGTGACCAGTCGCGGCGTGGCCTGCCGTCAGCCGAAGGATAAAATGGATTTCTATACTTTGCTCGATAACTGGGTGACCAAAGGGCAGAAGCCTGACGTCGATCAGCAGCACTATGTGATGGCAGTGCTTATTCGTGGCGGTGTCTTTGGCGAGAAGAGCGAATAA
- the csy2 gene encoding type I-F CRISPR-associated protein Csy2 codes for MSSLILLRRVRVENANAIAGVTWGFPAITHFLGFTHALSRKLSVTHGLHLDGCAVVSHEHQVHAHTSGRDYQFALTRNPLTREGKTASFNEEGRMHMTVSLLLECHGEIANGEYGQQELADALQQICPTLRLAGGMIVGIQDIRVLDMPQTAAEMCRLQWRLMPGFVLRDRSAWLAEHHQALLASDPTATVLDAWLDFAALKIEAETPDEGDIHEGEPAEWHRVGKPRPGYLVPLMTGYQRISELYAPGVVAHARDAQTPFAFTEAVYGIGEWCGMHRITSLEAIFWRYRTTQTGYYCQGADAPLAAQHQN; via the coding sequence ATGAGTTCGTTGATCCTGCTTCGCCGGGTACGCGTTGAGAACGCCAATGCTATTGCGGGCGTGACCTGGGGTTTTCCGGCGATCACCCATTTTCTGGGGTTCACCCATGCCTTATCCCGCAAGCTCAGCGTCACCCACGGGCTGCACCTGGACGGCTGTGCTGTCGTCAGCCACGAGCATCAGGTCCACGCACATACTTCCGGGCGCGATTATCAATTTGCGTTAACCCGTAACCCGCTGACGCGCGAGGGCAAAACGGCCTCCTTCAACGAAGAGGGACGGATGCACATGACGGTTTCGCTGCTGCTGGAATGTCACGGAGAAATCGCCAACGGCGAGTACGGGCAGCAGGAACTGGCGGATGCCTTGCAACAGATCTGCCCGACGCTCAGGCTGGCGGGTGGGATGATTGTCGGTATTCAGGATATTCGCGTACTGGATATGCCGCAGACAGCCGCTGAGATGTGCCGTTTACAGTGGCGGCTGATGCCGGGATTCGTCCTTCGCGATCGCAGCGCCTGGCTTGCTGAACACCATCAGGCGTTACTGGCAAGCGATCCGACAGCCACTGTGCTTGATGCCTGGCTCGACTTCGCCGCGCTAAAAATCGAGGCGGAAACGCCGGATGAGGGCGATATTCACGAAGGCGAGCCTGCTGAGTGGCACCGCGTCGGGAAACCGCGGCCAGGCTATCTGGTGCCGCTGATGACGGGGTATCAGCGCATCTCTGAACTCTATGCGCCGGGTGTCGTCGCTCATGCGCGCGACGCGCAAACGCCGTTCGCTTTTACCGAGGCAGTCTACGGGATTGGCGAGTGGTGCGGGATGCACCGTATCACATCACTGGAAGCGATCTTCTGGCGCTATCGCACGACACAAACCGGTTATTACTGCCAGGGAGCGGATGCGCCGCTGGCCGCTCAACATCAAAACTGA